One part of the Humulus lupulus chromosome 9, drHumLupu1.1, whole genome shotgun sequence genome encodes these proteins:
- the LOC133801897 gene encoding transcription factor TCP2-like, with the protein MEVEEIQAQACKYSRIGNGRSDSSNIKLLGQKGGNDHYPDDEVDGREIKRVAGGGGAADLSVINAGGGANRLRGWHHSSRIIRVSRASGGKDRHSKVWTSKGLRDRRVRLSVTTAIQFYDLQDRLGFDQPSKAVEWLINAASDAIAELPSLSSSFPDTPKQLSDEKRASVGTEQGFDSAEVEMDGTDQGMNYQNHQDQQQQNQNQQHNLSLSKSACSSTSETSKGSGLSLSRSDIRVNRVKARERARERAAKEKEKENESRIVHRSSSHHHNNSNNINSISQNSTFTELLTAGMSNVNDNNTSSPTQQNPGATGGGGGAHMDYFASGLLGLSSSSSRAQQQQHHQSSGFSGQIHLGNSLPSQTMSMSMSMSPFGDHHNHHQHQNHNNGDQTVLPQHFSFVPEHLIPVATSQPNGNGGDYNLNFSISSGLAGFNRGTLQSNSPSLLPHFQRFSPIDGTNNVPFFIGAAAPAAAAPPMENHHHSNHNHHHQFSAGFVDGRLQLCYGDGNRHSDQQKGKGKN; encoded by the coding sequence ATGGAGGTGGAGGAGATTCAAGCACAAGCGTGTAAGTACTCAAGGATTGGAAATGGTAGGAGTGATTCCAGTAATATTAAGCTATTAGGCCAGAAAGGGGGAAACGACCACTACCCTGATGACGAGGTAGATGGCCGAGAGATTAAAAGGGTGGCCGGCGGAGGTGGAGCTGCTGACCTATCCGTCATCAACGCCGGCGGCGGCGCGAATCGGCTTCGTGGGTGGCACCACTCGTCGCGAATTATTAGGGTTTCACGAGCCTCTGGTGGTAAAGATCGGCACAGCAAAGTGTGGACCTCGAAAGGGTTGAGAGACCGGCGCGTTAGGTTGTCGGTGACGACGGCGATTCAGTTCTACGACCTTCAAGATCGGTTGGGGTTCGATCAACCCAGTAAAGCGGTTGAGTGGTTGATCAATGCGGCGTCGGACGCCATTGCTGAGCTTCCTTCTCTCAGCAGTTCTTTCCCCGATACGCCTAAGCAGCTCAGCGATGAGAAGAGGGCTAGTGTTGGAACCGAACAAGGTTTTGACTCAGCTGAGGTTGAGATGGACGGTACTGATCAGGGTATGAATTATCAGAATCATCAAGATCAGCAGCAGCAAAACCAAAACCAGCAGCATAATCTTTCTTTGTCGAAATCTGCTTGTAGTAGTACTTCGGAGACGAGTAAAGGCTCTGGCTTGTCTCTCTCTCGGTCTGATATTCGGGTGAACCGGGTTAAGGCCCGGGAGCGAGCCAGGGAGAGAGctgctaaggagaaggagaaagagaaTGAGTCCAGGATTGTCCACCGGAGCAGCAGCCACCACCACAACAACAGTAACAATATCAACTCCATTTCTCAAAACTCAACTTTTACTGAGCTTCTCACGGCTGGAATGAGTAATGTCAATGACAACAACACTTCTAGTCCCACCCAGCAAAACCCAGGTGCAACCGGTGGCGGTGGAGGAGCTCATATGGATTACTTTGCCTCAGGGCTTCTCGggttatcttcttcttcttcgagagcacaacaacaacaacatcacCAATCTTCTGGGTTTTCTGGGCAAATCCATCTGGGTAACTCGTTACCGTCGCAGACGATGTCAATGTCTATGTCTATGTCTCCGTTTGGTGATCATCATAATCATCATCAACATCAGAACCATAATAATGGTGATCAGACAGTACTGCCACAACATTTCTCTTTTGTTCCCGAACATCTCATTCCGGTGGCCACGTCCCAACCCAACGGCAATGGGGGTGACTACAACCTCAACTTCTCTATCTCTTCCGGCCTTGCTGGTTTCAATAGGGGGACCCTTCAGTCCAATTCACCGTCTCTTTTGCCTCACTTTCAGAGGTTTTCTCCCATAGACGGAACAAATAATGTACCCTTCTTCATAGGAGCCGCGGCTCCGGCTGCTGCTGCTCCTCCCATGGAGAATCACCATCACAGCAACCACAACCACCACCATCAGTTCTCAGCTGGGTTTGTTGATGGCCGACTGCAACTCTGCTACGGCGATGGTAACCGGCATTCTGACCAgcagaagggaaaaggaaagaaCTGA